The Equus quagga isolate Etosha38 chromosome 2, UCLA_HA_Equagga_1.0, whole genome shotgun sequence genome has a window encoding:
- the EPB42 gene encoding protein 4.2: protein MGQALGIECCDFQTARNNEKHHTKAISSQHLIVRRGQPFTISLHFWTPIHKFPKNVALIAQTGEQPSKAKGTQAILPISSPIPRPGDPKGWNAEVEEKEAQSWVISVTTPADAVIGNYLLLLQVSGRKQHLLGKFTLLFNPWGQEDAVFLENEAQRSEYLLNQNGLIYLGTADCIQEESWDFGQFERDVFDLSLALLSEDKQVEQWGNPVHVACILGSMLHAHKERSVLPIPQTQDAHEEALRNKRRGSVPILRQWLTGQGRPVYDGQAWVLAAVACTVLRCLGIPARVVTTFNSAQGTHGSLLIDEYYNEEGFQNGEGQRGRIWIFQTSTECWMTRPALGQDYGGWQILYPRAPNKVGVLGPCDLVPIRAVKEGTLELTPELTPAVSDLFATVNASCVVWKCRKDGTLELTASSTKYVGNNISTKGVGVDRCEDITQNYKYPEGSPQEKEVLERVQKERMKHAKDNGMHPPSLESADPLYLFLEAPSFLLVGGDAVFSVTLVNPSDQEKTVQLSVAVQAVYYNGILAAELWRKKQFLTLTAKLEGFVTINLSSSYFERRPPGNSFLRLTTTATHSESSLSCFAQEDILVRRPHLTIEMPKTVKQHQPLTALVSIHNTLHAPMKDCVVSIYGRRLIHKERSYRLDAVWPGDTSYTQFRFTPTQVGLQMLTVEMDCDVFQNLTNYRSVEVVAPELPAEIPSSTVTLPNHPFESTI from the exons ATGGGACAGG CCCTAGGAATCGAGTGCTGCGACTTTCAGACAGCAAGAAACAATGAGAAGCACCATACCAAGGCCATTAGCTCCCAGCACCTCATCGTGAGGAGGGGGCAGCCCTTCACCATCAGCCTGCACTTCTGGACTCCAATCCACAAATTTCCGAAGAATGTGGCCCTCATTGCACAAACTG GTGAGCAGCCTTCCAAGGCCAAGGGGACCCAAGCCATACTCCCGATTTCCAGTCCCATTCCCCGTCCGGGAGACCCGAAGGGGTGGAATGCAgaggtggaggagaaagaggccCAGTCCTGGGTCATCTCTGTGACTACGCCCGCAGACGCTGTCATTGGCAACTATTTGCTCCTGCTGCAGGTCTCAGGCAGGAAGCAACACCTCCTGGGCAAGTTCACACTGCTCTTTAACCCCTGGGGTCAAG AGGACGCTGTGTTCCTGGAGAATGAGGCTCAACGCAGTGAGTACTTGTTGAACCAGAATGGCCTCATCTACCTGGGCACGGCTGACTGCATCCAGGAAGAGTCTTGGGACTTTGGCCAG TTCGAGAGGGATGTCTTTGACCTGAGCCTGGCCTTACTGAGTGAGGACAAGCAAGTGGAGCAGTGGGGCAACCCCGTGCATGTGGCCTGCATTTTGGGCTCCATG CTGCATGCTCATAAGGAGAGGAGTGTGCTGCCCATCCCGCAGACCCAGGATGCCCATGAAGAGGCCTTGAGGAACAAGCGCCGGGGCAGCGTGCCCATCCTGCGACAGTGGCTCACGGGCCAAGGGCGGCCTGTGTATGATGGTCAGGCCTGGGTGTTGGCCGCTGTTGCTTGCACAG TGCTGCGATGCCTGGGAATCCCTGCCCGCGTCGTTACTACTTTCAACTCAGCCCAGGGCACCCATGGGAGCCTGCTCATAGATGAATACTACAATGAGGAGGGGTTTCAGAACGGAGAAGGCCAGAGAGGCAGAATCTG GATCTTCCAGACTTCCACGGAGTGCTGGATGACCCGGCCTGCTTTGGGCCAGGATTATGGTGGATGGCAGATTCTGTACCCAAGAGCTCCTAATAAAGTTGGAG TCCTGGGGCCCTGTGATCTGGTCCCAATCAGAGCAGTCAAGGAGGGGACACTGGAACTGACCCCGGAGCTGACCCCTGCGGTATCAGATCTTTTTGCCACTGTAAACGCCTCGTGCGTGGTCTGGAAGTGCCGTAAGGATGGGACACTGGAGCTGACCGCCTCTAGCACTAAGTATGTTGGGAACAACATCAGCACCAAGGGTGTGGGCGTTGACCGCTGTGAGGACATCACTCAGAACTACAAATATCCTGAAG GGtctcctcaagaaaaagaggtgctggagagagtccagaaagagagaatgaaacaTGCGAAAGACAATGGCATGCATCCTCCCAGTCTTGAGTCTGCCGATCCTTTGTACCTGTTCTTGGAAGCACCCAGTTTCCTACTTGTGGGAGGGGATGCTGTGTTCTCTGTGACCCTGGTTAACCCCAGTGACCAGGAGAAGACGGTGCAGCTGTCAGTTGCGGTGCAGGCGGTGTACTACAACGGCATCCTTGCTGCTGAACTCTGGAGGAAGAAGCAATTCCTTACGCTCACTGCCAA GTTGGAAGGTTTTGTAACAATCAA CCTGTCCTCTTCCTATTTTGAGCGAAGACCACCGGGGAACAGCTTTCTCAGACTCACCACCACAGCAACGCACTCCGAGTCCAGCCTTAGCTGCTTTGCTCAGGAAGACATTCTCGTTCGGAGACCACACCTTACCATCGAG ATGCCAAAGACAGTAAAGCAGCACCAACCTCTTACGGCCTTGGTTAGCATCCATAACACCCTACATGCTCCCATGAAGGACTGTGTGGTCTCCATCTATGGAAGGAGGCTCATTCACAAAGAGAGGAGCTACAG ATTAGATGCGGTGTGGCCTGGAGATACCTCGTACACCCAATTCCGGTTCACACCAACGCAGGTGGGGCTCCAGATGCTCACTGTGGAAATGGACTGCGATGTGTTCCAGAACCTAACCAACTACAGAAGTGTCGAGGTGGTAGCCCCGGAACTTCCAGCTGAAATTCCCAGCTCTACTGTCACTCTCCCCAACCACCCCTTTGAATCTACCATTTAA